From a single Microbacterium terrisoli genomic region:
- a CDS encoding SPFH domain-containing protein — translation MTPEQFIPTVIGWILAIAILILVVVVITRAIRIIPQASAGVVERLGRYHKTLDPGLNLLVPFIDHLRPLIDMREQVVSFPPQPVITEDNLVVSIDTVVYFQVTDARAATYEIANYLGAVEQLTTTTLRNVVGGLNLEEALTSRDEINSKLRIVLDEATGKWGIRVSRVELKAIDPPLSIQDSMEKQMRAERDRRAVILTAEGSKQSQILEAEGRRQAQILEAEGDKQAQVLRAEGEAQAIQKVFDSIHAGKPDDKLLAYQYLLTLPKIADSASSKLWIIPSEFTEALKGMSTAFSGKIAGVAPTTGPAAAPPTHDAPLTPPTP, via the coding sequence ATGACCCCCGAACAGTTCATCCCGACCGTGATCGGCTGGATCCTGGCCATCGCGATCCTCATCCTGGTCGTGGTCGTGATCACCCGGGCGATCCGCATCATCCCGCAGGCGAGCGCAGGTGTGGTCGAACGGCTGGGACGCTACCACAAGACGCTGGATCCCGGTCTGAACCTGCTGGTGCCGTTCATCGACCACTTACGGCCGTTGATCGACATGCGTGAGCAGGTCGTGTCGTTCCCACCGCAACCGGTGATCACCGAGGACAACCTCGTCGTCTCGATCGACACCGTCGTCTACTTCCAGGTCACCGATGCCCGTGCCGCAACCTACGAGATCGCGAACTACCTCGGGGCCGTCGAGCAGCTGACCACCACGACGCTGCGCAACGTGGTCGGCGGTCTGAACCTCGAAGAGGCCCTGACCAGCCGCGATGAGATCAACAGCAAGCTGCGCATCGTTCTGGACGAGGCGACCGGCAAGTGGGGCATCCGCGTGTCCCGCGTCGAGCTGAAGGCCATCGACCCGCCCCTGTCGATCCAGGACTCGATGGAGAAGCAGATGCGGGCCGAGCGGGATCGCCGTGCCGTGATCCTGACCGCGGAAGGATCGAAGCAGTCGCAGATCCTCGAGGCCGAGGGCCGTCGACAGGCACAGATCCTCGAGGCGGAGGGTGACAAGCAAGCCCAGGTGCTGCGTGCCGAGGGCGAGGCACAGGCCATCCAGAAGGTGTTCGACTCGATCCACGCGGGCAAGCCGGATGACAAGCTGCTGGCCTACCAGTACCTGTTGACGCTGCCGAAGATCGCCGACAGCGCCTCGAGCAAACTGTGGATCATCCCGAGCGAGTTCACCGAGGCCCTGAAGGGCATGTCGACAGCATTCAGCGGCAAGATCGCCGGCGTGGCGCCCACCACCGGCCCTGCTGCCGCACCGCCGACCCATGACGCGCCTCTGACGCCGCCCACGCCGTGA
- the lnt gene encoding apolipoprotein N-acyltransferase — MPEHRASSRPLLRLGVAAFLAAVAGASLTLAFPAASWWPIAFPAVALALLTLIGRRVWGAVLVGFIFGIAFFLINVSFTARYLGPVPWLALSVLEAVLTAAFAIPIALAYRWWPSRRAWWRLVALPALVAGLWTMREQILGSWPYGGFPWGRIGVTQVSGPFAPVASWVGMSGVTFLVVFVCAAAIEYVRVRRLRDVRTALPAVVALALLAFVPQFSTASAGSMRVGAVQGNGPTGYFDRRAPGEVLNAQLKATAPLVGEKMDVLLWPEGGVDSDPTNDDTTAEVLDRLSEAVDAPLIISAVTQRGADLYNSSLLWKAGAQNPVRIYDKRHPVPFGEYVPDRWLYRFFAPDLIDLIQREYTPGTRPPVFDVNGVGVGLAICFDVIYDDVIWDGARDGAQVYMFQTNNADFRGTDENLQQLAFARMRAIETGRAVVNLSTVGTSQIIAPDGTEIDGLKAGTAGAMLDDVPLRAGLTSAVVIGPTLTVVFGWGSAAVLAALGVLRWRRRRRA, encoded by the coding sequence GTGCCCGAACACCGCGCCTCGTCGCGCCCTCTGCTTAGGTTGGGCGTGGCCGCCTTCCTGGCCGCCGTCGCCGGTGCGAGCCTCACCCTGGCGTTTCCCGCAGCGAGCTGGTGGCCGATCGCGTTTCCGGCCGTCGCCCTGGCGCTGCTGACGCTGATCGGTCGGCGAGTGTGGGGTGCCGTGCTGGTCGGCTTCATCTTCGGGATCGCCTTCTTCCTGATCAATGTGTCCTTCACCGCCCGCTATCTGGGCCCGGTGCCGTGGCTCGCGCTGTCTGTGCTGGAAGCGGTTCTGACCGCGGCGTTCGCCATCCCGATCGCCCTGGCGTATCGCTGGTGGCCTTCACGACGCGCCTGGTGGCGCCTGGTGGCGCTCCCTGCCCTCGTGGCGGGGCTGTGGACCATGCGGGAGCAGATCCTCGGCTCCTGGCCCTATGGCGGCTTTCCGTGGGGCAGGATCGGCGTGACACAGGTCTCCGGTCCGTTCGCGCCGGTGGCCTCATGGGTCGGGATGAGCGGCGTGACCTTCCTGGTCGTGTTCGTCTGCGCTGCGGCGATCGAATATGTGCGCGTGCGGCGCCTGCGCGACGTGCGCACCGCGCTGCCTGCCGTGGTGGCGCTGGCGCTGCTCGCGTTCGTTCCCCAGTTCTCGACCGCATCGGCCGGGTCGATGCGGGTCGGCGCGGTGCAGGGCAATGGGCCCACCGGCTACTTCGACAGGCGCGCCCCCGGTGAGGTCTTGAACGCCCAGCTGAAGGCGACCGCACCCTTGGTTGGAGAGAAGATGGACGTGCTGCTGTGGCCGGAAGGCGGCGTGGACTCCGATCCGACCAACGATGACACGACGGCAGAAGTGCTCGACCGGCTGTCAGAGGCGGTGGATGCCCCGCTGATCATCAGCGCCGTCACCCAGCGCGGAGCGGACCTGTACAACTCCTCGCTGCTGTGGAAGGCCGGCGCGCAGAACCCGGTCCGGATCTACGACAAACGGCATCCGGTGCCCTTCGGCGAGTACGTGCCCGATCGCTGGCTGTACCGCTTCTTCGCCCCCGACCTGATCGATCTGATCCAGCGGGAGTACACGCCGGGCACCAGGCCTCCGGTGTTCGATGTCAACGGCGTCGGCGTCGGTCTGGCGATCTGCTTCGACGTGATCTATGACGACGTCATCTGGGACGGCGCGCGGGACGGCGCGCAGGTGTACATGTTCCAGACGAACAACGCCGACTTCCGGGGCACCGACGAGAATCTGCAGCAGCTGGCGTTCGCCCGCATGCGCGCGATCGAGACGGGGCGCGCGGTCGTGAACCTTTCCACCGTGGGCACGAGCCAGATCATCGCGCCTGACGGCACCGAGATCGACGGTCTGAAGGCAGGGACGGCGGGGGCCATGCTCGACGACGTGCCGTTGAGAGCAGGGCTGACGTCCGCCGTGGTCATCGGCCCGACGCTGACAGTCGTGTTCGGGTGGGGGAGTGCGGCCGTCCTGGCCGCCCTGGGCGTTCTCCGGTGGCGCAGACGCCGTCGCGCATGA
- a CDS encoding RNA polymerase-binding protein RbpA, whose product MADRSLRGIRLGAQSLQSEEGVIFHERMQRTYACTACGRDTTLTFAADAEVPETWECRTCGAEAVLRIGEGTATIDHSADKTPRTHWDMLLERRTIPELEELLEERLALLRSRRGGDTKLTA is encoded by the coding sequence ATGGCAGACCGCAGTTTGCGCGGCATTCGACTCGGCGCCCAGAGCTTACAGAGCGAAGAGGGCGTCATTTTCCATGAGCGCATGCAGAGGACGTACGCATGCACGGCATGCGGACGAGACACCACGCTGACTTTTGCTGCCGACGCCGAGGTCCCGGAGACCTGGGAATGCCGCACGTGCGGCGCCGAGGCTGTTCTCCGCATCGGCGAGGGCACCGCGACGATCGACCACAGCGCCGACAAGACGCCGCGTACGCACTGGGACATGCTCCTGGAGCGCCGCACGATTCCCGAGCTCGAAGAACTCCTCGAAGAGCGCCTGGCGCTGCTGCGGTCACGCCGCGGCGGCGACACCAAGCTCACTGCGTGA
- a CDS encoding glycerophosphodiester phosphodiesterase family protein, translating into MTHAWFAASPVPRVLAHRGFVSAQSAADGVVENSFAAVAAAHAIGATYVESDCHLTADGEVVLFHDADLHRVTGDPRPIASVRLAELEDLMAERGGLITLRQALESFPTVRFNLDVKADAAAAPAGRLVAAHAQRVLLTSFSDVRRRRALAAAHHEGGEPATSGGRSTIARIVAAVAAHLPGAAHSAWDDVDALQIPERQGRLRLLTPRLLDAAHERGVEVHVWTVDDPAEMARLLDLGVDGIVTDRADAGLDLLDRRGR; encoded by the coding sequence GTGACCCACGCCTGGTTCGCGGCATCCCCCGTGCCGCGGGTGCTGGCTCATCGGGGGTTTGTGTCGGCGCAGTCGGCCGCCGACGGCGTGGTGGAGAACTCCTTCGCCGCCGTGGCCGCAGCGCACGCCATCGGCGCCACCTATGTGGAGTCGGACTGCCATCTGACCGCTGACGGCGAAGTCGTGCTGTTCCATGACGCCGACCTCCATCGGGTCACCGGCGATCCGCGGCCGATCGCATCGGTGCGCCTGGCCGAACTCGAAGACCTCATGGCCGAGCGCGGCGGACTGATCACGTTGCGCCAGGCGCTGGAGTCCTTTCCGACGGTGCGCTTCAATCTCGATGTGAAGGCGGATGCCGCGGCCGCGCCGGCCGGCAGGCTCGTGGCCGCCCACGCCCAGCGCGTGCTGCTGACCAGCTTCTCCGACGTGCGGCGTCGACGCGCTCTGGCCGCTGCCCATCACGAGGGAGGCGAGCCGGCCACATCGGGCGGCCGATCGACGATCGCACGGATCGTCGCGGCGGTGGCCGCCCACCTGCCCGGCGCAGCGCACAGTGCGTGGGACGACGTGGACGCACTGCAGATTCCAGAGCGTCAGGGGCGGTTGCGGCTGCTCACGCCCCGCCTGCTGGATGCCGCGCACGAACGGGGCGTGGAAGTGCACGTGTGGACGGTCGACGATCCCGCCGAGATGGCCCGTCTGCTGGATCTCGGCGTGGACGGTATCGTGACCGACAGAGCCGATGCGGGGCTTGATCTACTGGACCGCCGTGGCCGCTGA